One genomic window of Helicobacter canis includes the following:
- a CDS encoding ComEC/Rec2 family competence protein: protein MAQKTKGSPYVIALFSPRQWVVAYLVLFVLLLGRVGLEYYQYLQLPFAAPKELEAIVQAQYTKTKNNATYFVLKLRYNAHTLYTTSKEDLKPLQGRSVRIYGKMGRDCSFVQYLQSCFFLNFSLATLPNRHNTQPLVDAIYTQHTNPMHASLFSTLFFATPLDKSWREVSNKLGLAHIFAISGFHLGIISFVLFALLAPLYRAVQRRYCSYRNEIYDLGLLVLLALFGYLFVLDFTPSFLRAFVMACMGYVLYISGLQIVSFAMLAFVGVACVVLFPSVAFNRGFILSMAGVFYIFLFVRYVHISGSWLRLGVQILGLNCAVFLSIMPIVHYFFPYFSLYQCVSIPISIAFVVIFPLVVSLHSVGLGGVFDRILDVVLAWQIPYIEVYTPLWFLGLYVGVSALAMITRYGYYALLSLAVGFYGYCAYRLYLGMPFA from the coding sequence ATGGCGCAAAAGACCAAAGGCTCACCTTATGTCATCGCGCTTTTTTCGCCTAGGCAGTGGGTGGTAGCATATCTTGTGTTGTTTGTGCTGCTGCTAGGGCGTGTGGGGCTTGAGTATTATCAATACTTGCAGCTACCCTTTGCCGCGCCCAAAGAGCTAGAAGCCATCGTGCAAGCCCAATATACAAAGACCAAAAACAACGCGACATATTTTGTGCTAAAGCTTAGATATAACGCCCATACACTCTACACCACTTCTAAAGAAGATCTAAAGCCCCTGCAAGGGCGCAGCGTGCGGATCTATGGCAAAATGGGGAGGGATTGTAGCTTTGTGCAGTATTTACAAAGCTGCTTTTTCTTAAACTTTTCTCTAGCGACTCTGCCCAATAGGCACAATACGCAGCCTTTAGTCGATGCGATTTATACGCAGCATACAAATCCTATGCACGCAAGCTTATTTAGCACGCTGTTTTTTGCCACGCCGCTAGATAAATCGTGGCGTGAAGTGAGCAATAAGCTAGGGCTAGCGCATATTTTTGCTATTAGTGGATTCCACTTGGGGATCATTTCCTTTGTGCTTTTTGCCTTGCTAGCACCGCTATATCGCGCGGTGCAAAGGCGGTATTGTAGCTATCGTAATGAGATCTATGACCTAGGCTTGCTTGTGTTGCTAGCACTTTTTGGATATTTGTTTGTGCTAGATTTTACACCTTCGTTTTTGCGGGCGTTTGTTATGGCGTGTATGGGCTATGTGCTGTATATTTCAGGCTTACAGATTGTAAGCTTTGCTATGTTGGCATTTGTGGGCGTGGCGTGTGTGGTGCTATTTCCTAGCGTGGCGTTTAATCGTGGGTTTATCTTATCAATGGCTGGGGTGTTTTATATCTTTTTGTTTGTGCGCTATGTCCATATTTCTGGCTCGTGGCTTAGGCTAGGTGTGCAGATTCTAGGGCTTAATTGTGCGGTGTTTTTGAGTATTATGCCTATTGTGCATTACTTTTTCCCATATTTTTCGCTCTATCAATGTGTCTCAATCCCCATAAGCATTGCTTTTGTGGTGATTTTCCCGCTTGTGGTGAGCTTGCATAGTGTGGGCTTGGGCGGGGTGTTTGATAGGATTTTAGATGTTGTGCTTGCGTGGCAGATCCCGTATATAGAGGTTTATACACCGCTGTGGTTTTTGGGCTTGTATGTGGGGGTAAGTGCTTTGGCGATGATCACGCGCTATGGGTATTATGCGCTGCTTAGTTTGGCGGTGGGATTTTATGGGTATTGTGCATATAGGCTATATTTGGGAATGCCTTTTGCTTAG
- the pstC gene encoding phosphate ABC transporter permease subunit PstC, which produces MPKAKSSARKIQVQFHLAQRNYKRIIKRMRTSLLDPLDPIEATAQAPATSATQDLAPTQAFVQSCKQLLRTIRAKALRGIAVVLEMPYKHEARVACLEFVMSVLFAFCALLCVVAVLAICFFLFGKAVPTIMEVGVWDFLLGDRWMPTSEVFGIFPMIIGSLLVSVLSVIMGAAVGVLSAVYLAYFCKQSMLRILTPCVELLAGIPSIVYGFFGLVVLVEFVDFFADNGGKGLLTASLLLAIMILPTIILISKTSIEAVPKSYYEGAIALGASKERAVFFVVLKAARSGILASIVLGMGRAIGEAMAVIIVAGNQPLIPESITDGVRTLTTNIVMELGYAEGLHRDVLIACGVVLFAFILLLNLCFRAVAKRL; this is translated from the coding sequence ATGCCAAAAGCCAAATCATCAGCCAGAAAAATCCAAGTCCAATTCCACCTAGCCCAGCGCAATTACAAGCGCATTATTAAGCGTATGCGCACAAGCTTGCTTGATCCCCTTGATCCCATAGAGGCTACCGCGCAAGCTCCAGCTACTTCTGCTACTCAAGACCTTGCGCCTACACAAGCATTTGTGCAATCGTGCAAGCAGCTTTTGCGCACAATTAGGGCAAAGGCGTTGCGTGGGATTGCCGTTGTGCTAGAGATGCCCTATAAGCACGAAGCGCGTGTGGCGTGCCTAGAGTTTGTGATGAGCGTGCTTTTTGCCTTTTGCGCGCTTTTGTGTGTGGTGGCGGTGCTTGCGATTTGCTTTTTTCTCTTTGGTAAGGCGGTGCCTACGATTATGGAAGTGGGAGTGTGGGACTTCTTGCTAGGTGATAGGTGGATGCCTACAAGTGAAGTCTTTGGGATTTTCCCGATGATTATCGGCAGCCTGCTTGTAAGTGTGCTATCAGTGATTATGGGGGCGGCTGTTGGCGTGCTAAGTGCGGTGTATCTCGCGTATTTTTGTAAGCAAAGTATGCTAAGGATTCTCACTCCTTGTGTGGAGCTACTTGCTGGGATACCATCGATTGTGTATGGATTTTTTGGGCTTGTTGTGTTGGTGGAGTTTGTGGATTTTTTCGCTGATAATGGTGGGAAAGGCTTGCTGACAGCAAGTCTCTTGCTAGCGATTATGATTTTGCCCACGATTATTTTAATCTCTAAAACAAGCATAGAAGCCGTGCCAAAGTCCTACTATGAAGGTGCCATAGCCCTTGGGGCGAGCAAGGAGAGAGCGGTGTTTTTTGTCGTGCTAAAGGCGGCTAGAAGTGGGATTCTAGCGAGTATCGTGCTAGGTATGGGGCGTGCGATTGGCGAGGCTATGGCGGTTATCATTGTCGCAGGCAATCAACCCCTAATCCCAGAATCCATAACCGATGGCGTGCGCACGCTAACGACAAATATCGTTATGGAGCTAGGCTATGCAGAGGGCTTGCACCGCGATGTGCTTATCGCTTGTGGGGTGGTGCTATTTGCCTTTATTTTGCTGCTTAATCTTTGCTTCCGCGCTGTTGCAAAGAGATTGTAA